The sequence below is a genomic window from Iodobacter fluviatilis.
TTTGCCAATGATTCAGATAATTGATTAATTAATTGTGTTTTCTGTGAAGGCTGGTGGGCGGCTGTTATGATCTGTTTCAGTAAAGATTGCTCTTTGGCGTTAAATCCGGCGGCAATAAGTAATGCCTTTTCGCTAAAAGCATCGTCCTCGTTTTTTATTTCATTAAAAATAATCTGGCTGTCTGTTTGTGCCGAAATATCATGGCCTGCATATAATTGATTTACAATCCACAGGGCGGCGTGCTCTTGCTGTTGTGCTGAATAAAGCTGATCTGAGTTTGTTTTATTATAAAAAATAATGATATATAGCGCAGCAATAAAGGCCAGAAACAATAAGGCCCTGCTTATAAAGATTCTTTTCATGGTGGGTATTGCCATTTTGTAACCCCAATTGTCTTCAAGGCTGATTTGCTGCGCCAATGCTGGCCTGGTTTATTTCACTCATTTATTGCCTGCATATTAAGGTGATCAATGCCCTTTATTCCGGGAGCCGCTGCCCCATTAAAACTAGCCCTTACCTGGTGCTTAAAGCAAGGCAGGATTGATATTTTGTGTTTTGGCCATATATAGAAAACAAGCCGGCAGACTGGCGGGCTGTTATTCATTTTTGCTTCAGGTAAACTGCGGCCTCGCTGGTTTTTGCCTGCATTTATCCGGTCCATCCTTTACGTGGATGACCACCTGGAGATATATAAAAAATGACACAAAATAACGCTCAGGCCATTGTTGTAGCGGCCCTGTATAAATTTGTAACGCTGGCCGATTTTGAAGCGCTCAAAGAGCCGCTTTTGCAATCCATGCTGGATAACGACGTAAAAGGCACTCTGCTGCTGGCTTTTGAAGGCATTAATGGCACGGTAGCGGGCTCCCGCGCCGGGATTGATGGTTTATTGGCATGGCTAAAAAGCGATGTGCGCTTTATCGATCTGGATCACAAAGAATCGTATTGTGATGAGCAGCCGTTTTACCGCAGCAAGGTTAAATTAAAGAAAGAAATCGTGACGCTGGGCGTGCCGGGTGTGGATCCTAATCAGGCGGTGGGCACCTATGTAGAGCCAGAAGACTGGAATGCGCTGATCAGTGATCCTGAAGTGCTGCTGATTGATACGCGTAATGATTACGAAGTGGCAATCGGCACGTTTGAGGGCGCAATTGATCCTAAAACGGCGAGCTTCCGTGAATTTCCGGATTATATTAAGCAACATTTTGATCCTGCCAAACACAAGAAAGTTGCCATGTTTTGCACCGGCGGCATTCGCTGCGAAAAAGCCTCCAGCTATATGCTCGGGGAGGGCTTTGAAGAAGTCTTCCACCTTAAAGGCGGCATTCTTAAATACCTAGAAACGGTAAAACAGGAAGAGAGTAAATGGGAGGGCGATTGTTTTGTATTTGATAATCGTGTGACCGTTCGCCACGATTTAAGCGAAGGCGATTTTGATCTCTGCCACGCTTGCCGTCAGCCGGTGTCGGTAGAGGAGCGCCAATCACCGCATTATGTGGCCGGAATCAGTTGCCCACACTGCTGGAATTCACTGAGCGAAAAAACCAGAAACGGCGCGCGTGAGCGGCAAAAACAGATTGAGCTGGCAAAAAAACGCAATCAGCCCAATCCGCTGGGCCGAAATATGCGGGATGTGCAGGCTAAGGATTAAGTTTTGTGGTGGGCACGCTTTTGTGCCCACGCAGGCATCAGTTAAGCCAATGTATTGCATCTTTTATATGGCGGGTGAAACCCGCCGGATTTTGGCATGAAATGCGACGAAAAGCGGCGGGTTGCACCCCATAGGCGCGCTAACCAAAGTCAAAAAGATCAGTGCCTTCGGCACGTTGATTTAGGTGCGGGCGTCCCGCTGGACCTTCCTTTCTTGCGCGGCCAAGAAACGAAGCCAAGCCACAAACTCAAAGCACGAAATCCCCTGCTGCGGTCCAATCAAGTCGGCGGCGGGCGGGATTGGCTCGCTGCCTCGCTCCCAAGCGATCCCCCGCCCCGCTTGTTCGGAGCTTGCGTGTTTCAAGGGGATTTTTAAGCCCCATGCAAAGAGCGTGGTTATTATGCTTTTTCGCTGTTTGCTAATGAAAAAATAATTTGATTCGCGCGTATGGGGTTGCACCCGCCCTACGATAATTTGATTTTTGTAAACAGATAGCTAGCTTGATGCTTGGGCGGAAATCACGTGCCCATCTTCCATGACCAAGGACAACCTCACTTGAAACACACCACGCCGCCCCGTTCAACGCTGCTTGTCATGTTCAGCATCATTTTGCTGGCACATAGTTACCTTGGCATGCGTTTGTTTCCTGCTTTGGGTTTGCAAGGTTCGGGCCTATTGCTGGGCTGGCTTGCGCTTGTGGTTTCCAGCCTGCTGCTGCCTCTGGGCTTAGCCGCCAGATTTATCAGCCAGCCGCCATGGGCTGATCGCCTTGCGTGGCTGGGTTTAACGGTAATGGGTTTATCTTCATCGGTGTTTGCGCTTTGCTTGTTGCGCGATGTTTCCTTGCTGCCTCTTGCTTATTTATTAAGCGATGTGGCGTATAGCAGCTGGCAGCTTCAGAGCGCTGTGGGCGTGCTGGCCGGTGCTGTGCTGTTTACACTGCTGGGCCTGATCAATGCACGGCGTAGCGCGGCGATTGTGGATGTGGCCGTGCCGGTGGCGAATCTGCCTGCAGAATTAGTGGGTTTCACCATCGCCCAAATTAGCGATATTCATGTTGGCCCAACGATAAAGCAGCCTTATCTGGATGCCATTGTGGATAAGGTAAACAGCCTTGGTGCAGATCTGGTGGCGGTAACAGGCGATCTGGTTGATGGCAATGTGGCCGATTTATCCGCGCATACCGCGCCGCTTGAGCGATTAAAATCCACACACGGCACGTTTTTTGTAACGGGTAATCATGAGTATTATTCTGGCGCGCTGCCGTGGATTGCCGAGCTGCGCCGTTTGGGTTTGCAAGTACTGCTGAACGAGCATGTTTTGCTCTCACACGCCGGCCATCAGCTGGTGGTGGCTGGGGTGACAGATTACAGTGCTGGGCATTTTTATCCTGATCATCAAAGCGATGCACAGGCGGCCCTAGCTGGAGCACCCGATTCGCCGTTTAAATTGCTGCTTGCGCATCAGCCGCGCAGCGCATTTAAGGCTCAGGATTTAGGCCTGCATCTGCAATTATCCGGCCACACCCATGGCGGGCAGTTTTTTCCGTGGAACTTTTTTGTGCGCTTTCAGCAGCCTTTTACCGCCGGATTGAATTTATTGGGCAATGTCTGGGTGTATACCAGCCGGGGTACTGGCTATTGGGGGCCGCCTAAACGTTTGTTTGCACCTTCGGAAATAACGCGAATTACTTTGCAGCGTGGGTAAAACGTTTTGGCTATTCCGCCATTTGAATGGTGTAAATAAAATAAGTATTTACTTATTTAAAATTAAAAGCTTCACCTTTGTGTGGGGCTTTTTTTGTAAGTTTATTGCTTGTAAGTAAATAAAAATACCAAATTGTTGCCAATGTTCTATCTTTTATGTGTTTGATGCGCAGATAGAGGATACGGCAATGTCATTAAAATTCAGATTGTTTCTGATGGGGCTCTCAGGTGTCGCTGCGGTCCTGATCATGGGATTTATTGGCTTGAATGGCCAAAACTCATCACGTAATAGTGTGGAAGATTTACTCGGCGGCCTGTCTGTTTTACGTAATCAGATGGAAGCAGACATGATGCATGATGCAATACGCGGCGATGTTTTGTCTGCGATATTGGCCATTAAAAATAATGATTTAAAAGAAGTTGATTCTGCTGAAAAAGATTTAGCAGAGCATGGCAAGCACTTTAAAGAGTTGTTTGCCAGTAATGAAAAACTGGTCCAGGGTGAACAAATAAAAAATAAGATTACCACGGTAAAGCCTGTTGTTGATGCATATATTGCATTAGCCACTCAGCTATTTACCAGCGCAAAAAATGCGCCAGAAAAAATGGAAAAAGACTTACCTATTTTTCAGCAGCAATTTGATGTATTAGAAAAAGAAATGGCTGCTTTATCAGATTTAATTGAAAAGCAGTCTGCTGAGCAATCAAAAGGCTCTGAAGAGGTCTTTGAAAAGTCTCAATTGCATATGCTGGTGTTTTTGGTGCTGGTGATTATTGCAATGACACTGGTTTCTACTTTGGTGACCAAGCAAATATCGGCGGTATTAAGCGAGGCCATCGCCATTGCCAGAAACATTGCCCATGGCGATTTTTGTCATGATATTGAGACTTCGCGCAAAGATGAAATGGGGCAGTTATTGTTGTCACTCAGGGCGATGCAAAGCCATTTGGAAAGTATTATCCGTCAGGTCAGTGATAGCGCAGAAGAGGTGATTTGCTATGGGCAAGAGCTGGCGGCTCAATCAGGCTTAATCCGAGCCGCATCCGAAAATCAGAACGCCTCGGCGGGGGCGATTGCCGAATCAATTGGCCAGATGGTGGTGAGTATTGAGCAAGTGAATAGCAGTGCACAGCGCGCGCACAGCCTGACTGCAGAATCGGCCGGGCTGTCTAATGATGGTGCAAAAATGATTGCAGGTGTGCTGGCCGGGATGGAAGAAGTTGAAAAATCTGTTTCTGAAACATCTGACATTATCCATGGCCTAGGCGAGCGGTCTGATCAGATTAATTCGATTGTGAATGTGATTAAAGAAATTGCCGATCAAACCAATCTGCTGGCTTTAAATGCTGCAATCGAGGCGGCAAGGGCGGGTGAGCAGGGCCGGGGTTTTGCCGTGGTGGCCGATGAGGTACGTACTCTGGCGCACAGAACCACGCAGGCCACTCAGGAAATTGGCAGTGTGATCAATGGCATTTTACAAGGCACCCGGGATGCAATTGAAAGTATGGAAAGA
It includes:
- a CDS encoding metallophosphoesterase — encoded protein: MFSIILLAHSYLGMRLFPALGLQGSGLLLGWLALVVSSLLLPLGLAARFISQPPWADRLAWLGLTVMGLSSSVFALCLLRDVSLLPLAYLLSDVAYSSWQLQSAVGVLAGAVLFTLLGLINARRSAAIVDVAVPVANLPAELVGFTIAQISDIHVGPTIKQPYLDAIVDKVNSLGADLVAVTGDLVDGNVADLSAHTAPLERLKSTHGTFFVTGNHEYYSGALPWIAELRRLGLQVLLNEHVLLSHAGHQLVVAGVTDYSAGHFYPDHQSDAQAALAGAPDSPFKLLLAHQPRSAFKAQDLGLHLQLSGHTHGGQFFPWNFFVRFQQPFTAGLNLLGNVWVYTSRGTGYWGPPKRLFAPSEITRITLQRG
- the trhO gene encoding oxygen-dependent tRNA uridine(34) hydroxylase TrhO, which codes for MTQNNAQAIVVAALYKFVTLADFEALKEPLLQSMLDNDVKGTLLLAFEGINGTVAGSRAGIDGLLAWLKSDVRFIDLDHKESYCDEQPFYRSKVKLKKEIVTLGVPGVDPNQAVGTYVEPEDWNALISDPEVLLIDTRNDYEVAIGTFEGAIDPKTASFREFPDYIKQHFDPAKHKKVAMFCTGGIRCEKASSYMLGEGFEEVFHLKGGILKYLETVKQEESKWEGDCFVFDNRVTVRHDLSEGDFDLCHACRQPVSVEERQSPHYVAGISCPHCWNSLSEKTRNGARERQKQIELAKKRNQPNPLGRNMRDVQAKD
- a CDS encoding methyl-accepting chemotaxis protein gives rise to the protein MSLKFRLFLMGLSGVAAVLIMGFIGLNGQNSSRNSVEDLLGGLSVLRNQMEADMMHDAIRGDVLSAILAIKNNDLKEVDSAEKDLAEHGKHFKELFASNEKLVQGEQIKNKITTVKPVVDAYIALATQLFTSAKNAPEKMEKDLPIFQQQFDVLEKEMAALSDLIEKQSAEQSKGSEEVFEKSQLHMLVFLVLVIIAMTLVSTLVTKQISAVLSEAIAIARNIAHGDFCHDIETSRKDEMGQLLLSLRAMQSHLESIIRQVSDSAEEVICYGQELAAQSGLIRAASENQNASAGAIAESIGQMVVSIEQVNSSAQRAHSLTAESAGLSNDGAKMIAGVLAGMEEVEKSVSETSDIIHGLGERSDQINSIVNVIKEIADQTNLLALNAAIEAARAGEQGRGFAVVADEVRTLAHRTTQATQEIGSVINGILQGTRDAIESMERGVQRVKNGNEQARAVALVVQQSSTGSGDVIESVIDIATAMQEQNKGSDVISRGIEQIVAMSGENVEATQRAVDTTARLNELALKMKGLISQFKLHALKAG